The window GACCCCGGAGTCTTGTGCAAGATGGCCCAGGACACCGGGATCACCGCCTTCGGGACCAGCGCCGGATACCTGACCGCCCTGGAAAAGACCGGACTGCGCCCCGGGGAAAGCTACGATCTGACCCCTTTGCGCACCCTGATGTCCACCGGATCCCCACTGCCCATCGAAGGCTTCGACTTCGTCTATCAGGCCATCAAGGCCGATCTGCAGCTGGCCTCCATTTCCGGAGGCACAGACCTCAACGGCTGCTTCTTCCTGGGCAATCCCATGGGCCCGGTCTATGCCGGGGAGCTGCAATGCCGGGGCCTGGGGATGAAGGTGGAAGCGTATGATCCAGAGGGGAATCCGGTCTTCAACCAGAAGGGAGAGCTGGTCTGCACCGCCCCCTTTCCGTCCATGCCCCTGTATTTCTGGGACGATGAAGACGGGAGCAAGTACCATGACGCCTACTTTGACGTCTATCCCGGAGTGTGGCGGCACGGAGATTTCATCGAGATCAACGACCGGGGAGGGGTGATCATCTATGGCCGCTCAGACGCCACCCTCAACCCCGGCGGCGTGCGCATCGGAACTGCCGAGATCTATCGCCAGGTGGAGCAGCTGGAGGAGATCGCCGACTCCGTGGTTATCGGCCAGCCCTGGAAGGACGATGTCCGAGTGGTCCTGTTCGTCAAGCTCAAGCCCGGGTATGAGCTGACAGACCAGCTCAAGCAGCGCATCCGGACCACCCTGAAGGAGAACGCCTCCCCGCGGCATGTGCCGGCCAAAATCATCGAGGTCCCGGACATTCCCTACACCCTGAACATGAAAAAGGTGGAAGTGGCGGTGCGCAAGGCCATCCTGGGCCAGCCGATAACCAACAAGGATGCCTTGAGCAATCCGGAAGTCCTGGACTTCTATGCCAACCTTTCGGAAGTCAATGCTGACTGAATTGATAATCATTCCCATTGACAACCTAAAGTGGAGCACGTAACCTGAATTGAAATGGAGCGTTCTTCGCGGCGGTTCCCTGCCAGATGAGGGCCACGCCGCACAACCCGAACAACCAAGGAGATACGAGCATGAAGGCACTCATCGCGTACGTCAGCCGCACGGGGAATACCCAGACCATGGCCGAATATATTGCCGAAGGCCTGCGCATGACCGGCAACCAGGCCGACCTGAAAAAGGTTGCCGAGATCAAAAAGCCACAGGACATCCAGGGCTACGACGCCTATATCTTTGGGTGCCCCACCTATCACCGGGACATGACCCAGAGCATGAAGCAGTTTCTGTTCCTGGCCAAGGAAGCCGGACTGGAAGGAAAGATCGGCGGGGCCTTTGGATCCTATACCCATTCCGGGGACGCCGCTCAAATCATTTTTGACACCATGGAAAATGTCTACGGCATGAATATGACCGACCTGGGACACTTTTTGATCACCGAAAAGGTGGTCGGCACCGAGGAGGGAACCAAGGCCTGCCAGGACTACGGCCGGGCCATTGGGGAAAAATTGGGCTAGTGCCCTCTCCTGCCTCAAATGAGGGCAAAGAGGTGGTTACTTTTTGCGCGCTGCACTGAAGCCGCGCGGAATAATTTTCCAATTGCTTTATACACAGGTCCCGCCTATGGCGAGACTACAAATTATAGCTCCCACGCTCTGCGTGGGAGCCTTCCTGACCGCTCCCGCGGTCTCTTTCTGGACGCCGGAGCGTCCAAAAGAGTTCCCACGC is drawn from Desulfovermiculus halophilus DSM 18834 and contains these coding sequences:
- a CDS encoding flavodoxin domain-containing protein, encoding MKALIAYVSRTGNTQTMAEYIAEGLRMTGNQADLKKVAEIKKPQDIQGYDAYIFGCPTYHRDMTQSMKQFLFLAKEAGLEGKIGGAFGSYTHSGDAAQIIFDTMENVYGMNMTDLGHFLITEKVVGTEEGTKACQDYGRAIGEKLG